A DNA window from Gasterosteus aculeatus chromosome 16, fGasAcu3.hap1.1, whole genome shotgun sequence contains the following coding sequences:
- the ube2al gene encoding ubiquitin conjugating enzyme E2 A, like, giving the protein MSTPARRRLMRDFKRLQEDPPAGVSGAPSENNIMAWNAVIFGPEGTPFEDGTFKLIVEFTEEYPNKPPTVRFVSKMFHPNVYADGSICLDILQNRWSPTYDVSSILTSIQSLLDEPNPNSPANSQAAQLYQENKREYEKRVSAIVEQSWRDS; this is encoded by the exons ATGTCAACCCCGGCCAGAAGGAGACTCATGAGAGATTTTAAACG GCTACAAGAGGACCCACCAGCTGGTGTTAGTGGTGCCCCCTCTGAAAACAACATCATGGCGTGGAATGCCGTCATATTTGG CCCTGAAGGCACTCCCTTTGAAGATG GTACATTTAAACTCATTGTAGAGTTTACAGAAGAATACCCCAACAAACCACCCACCGTACGATTTGTTTCAAAGATGTTTCATCCAAATG tctATGCAGATGGAAGTATATGTTTGGACATCCTACAGAATCGTTGGAGTCCAACATATGATGTGTCCTCTATTCTTACATCTATCCAG TCCCTGCTTGATGAACCAAACCCCAACAGTCCGGCCAACAGTCAGGCCGCCCAGCTGTACCAGGAGAACAAGCGGGAGTACGAGAAGCGTGTGTCTGCCATCGTAGAACAAAGCTGGAGAGATAGTTGA
- the ing1 gene encoding inhibitor of growth protein 1: protein MLNPANGDPSHAVVNYVEEYLDLVESLPFDLQRSVSLMKEIDAKYQDVLKELDDAYERYRRESDSLQRRKLQLSIQRALIRSQELGDEKIQIAGQMVELVENRTRQMDWHSELLLSSQEVPESHVPTATAMAATAVSLMSAATAAAAASTVTPGKTGNLEKKRDEVTPSSAGGDKAGGKRSRRQKNGENRESYGGLDQAEEVGAGASREKRAKTSSKKKKRSKGKSEREVSPPDLPIDPDEPTYCLCEQVSYGEMIGCDNDECPIEWFHFSCVGLHHKPKGKWYCPKCRGENEKTMDKALERAKKERAYNR from the exons ATGCTGAACCCGGCCAACGGCGACCCGAGCCACGCGGTGGTGAACTATGTGGAGGAGTACTTGGACCTGGTGGAGTCACTACCCTTTGACCTGCAGAGGAGCGTGTCCCTGATGAAGGAAATTGATGCCAAGTATcaag ATGTCCTGAAGGAGCTTGATGATGCTTATGAACGGTATCGCCGAGAATCTGACTCACTTCAGAGGCGAAAGCTCCAGTTATCCATTCAGAGAGCGCTGATACGTAGTCAAGAGCTCGGCGATGAAAAGATCCAGATTGCTGGACAAATG GTGGAGTTGGTTGAGAACCGAACACGACAGATGGACTGGCATTCTGAACTGCTTCTTTCCTCTCAAGAAGTCCCCGAGAGTCACGTTCCCACGGCAACCGCCATGGCAGCCACCGCAGTGTCCTTAATGTCGGCGGCcacggcggcagcggcggcgtcCACCGTTACGCCCGGCAAAACGGGCAACCTCGAAAAGAAGCGCGACGAGGTCACGCCGAGCTCAGCCGGCGGAGACAAGGCGGGAGGGAAACGCTCCAGACGTCAGAAAAACGGAGAAAACCGGGAAAGCTACGGGGGTCTGGATCAGGCGGAGGAAGTGGGGGCGGGCGCATCCCGGGAAAAGAGGGCCAAGACCtcctcaaagaagaagaaaaggtccAAAGGCAAATCTGAAAGAGAAGTGTCCCCCCCAGACCTGCCCATCGACCCGGATGAGCCCACGTACTGCCTGTGCGAGCAGGTGTCCTACGGGGAGATGATCGGCTGTGATAACGACGAGTGTCCCATCGAGTGGTTCCACTTCTCATGCGTCGGGCTCCACCATAAGCCAAAGGGCAAGTGGTACTGCCCCAAGTGTAGGGGGGAGAATGAGAAGACCATGGACAAGGCCTTAGAGAGGGCCAAGAAGGAGAGGGCGTACAACAGGTAG
- the naxd gene encoding ATP-dependent (S)-NAD(P)H-hydrate dehydratase isoform X2, with the protein MQANTTRGFLWSDVETRTLLNIWGEQDIQVALDGNFRNSFVYRDVARRLGAMGFERTPEQCRVRIKSLKRQYLLAKEGNLRNNGQYHKICKFYDAMEGILSNRAALDPQEFTDSGAGGEEAGDGLEEEDGEDARDGYSEGTGECPYPAETEVKLEYPAVPIPIPVKVTVGNNSTPVRPHNSSQSVSNPSTRTPKRPRKRRANFPMEKLMEQFLEQSTQAEENFYRMEEQRLQAEDRRREAEHAKELHMLQMLGQMFSSISTARPGRAATPSKTSPPGQSPAFSGASPSSTRGTSGHLRRPPPWTDCCPRQNPLVNPDPQGLVFERYYSLGSASHRVMDDDFLSLVKKTVPPLTSKKHKGQDGRIGIIGGCQDYTGAPYFAAISALKVGADLSHVFCTKDAATVIKSYSPELIVHPVLDSPNAVEEIEKWLPRLHGLVVGPGLGREDAILKTAKEAIEKCKARDIPIIIDADGLWLITQQPSVIQGYPKGILTPNLMEFTRLYEALHHEPMDSRDHQRSIMQLSVAMGNLTMVLKGEHDLITDGSKVISCSVEGSGRRCGGQGDLLSGSLGVFAHWAHAASAAGISRSVNPSMVAAFGACSLTRQCNSQAFQRHGRSTTTADMIQEIGSAFKKLFES; encoded by the exons ATGCAAGCGAACACAACGCGGGGCTTCCTGTGGTCCGACGTGGAGACCAGGACCTTGTTGAACATCTGGGGGGAGCAGGACATCCAGGTGGCGCTGGATGGAAACTTCCGAAACAGCTTCGTTTACCGCGACGTCGCCCGCCGGCTGGGAGCGATGGGCTTCGAGAGGACGCCGGAGCAGTGCAGGGTCCGCATCAAAAGCCTCAAGAGACAGTACCTGCTGGCGAAGGAAGGGAATCTCCGCAACAACGGGCAGTACCACAAGATCTGTAAGTTCTACGACGCCATGGAGGGGATTTTGAGCAACCGCGCCGCCCTCGATCCCCAGGAGTTCACTGACAGCggggcgggaggagaggaggccggcgatgggctggaggaggaggatggagaagatGCTCGGGACGGGTACTCTGAGGGCACGGGGGAGTGTCCCTATCCCGCAGAGACCGAAGTGAAGCTGGAATACCCCGCTGTTCCCATCCCGATTCCAGTTAAGGTGACTGTGGGAAATAACA GCACTCCAGTGAGACCCCACAACAGCAGCCAGTCGGTCAGTAACCCGTCGACCAGAACGCCCAAGCGGCCGAGGAAGCGCCGCGCCAACTTCCCTATGGAGAAGCTGATGGAGCAGTTCCTGGAGCAGAGCACCCAGGCTGAGGAGAACTTCTACCGGATGGAGGAGCAGCGCCTACAGGCGGAAGACCGGCGCAGGGAGGCCGAACACGCCAAGGAGCTGCACATGCTCCAGATGCTCGGTCAGATGTTCTCCAGCATCTCCACCGCCAGACCCGGCCGTGCTGCCACTCCGTCCAAAACATCCCCGCCAGGCCAGTCTCCCGCGTTCTCCGGCGCCTCCCCGTCATCTACACGCGGCACGTCCGGTCATCTGAGACGCCCTCCGCCCTGGACGGACTGTTGCCCCCGACAAAATCCGCTGGTGAACCCAGATCCCCAGGGATTAG TTTTTGAACGCTACTACAGTTTGGGGTCTGCGTCACACAGAGTCATGGATGATGACTTCCTCTCACTGGTAAAGAAAACGGTGCCACCGCTGACATCGAAAAAGCACAAGGGACAAGATGGACGTATCGGGATCATTGGAGGATGCCAAGA CTACACTGGAGCGCCATACTTTGCAGCCATCTCAGCATTGAAAGTG GGGGCGGACTTATCTCATGTGTTCTGCACCAAAGATGCTGCAACAGTTATCAAATCATACAGCCCAGAGCTCATAGTCCATCccgttct tgacAGTCCCAATGCAGTGGAAGAGATAGAAAAGTGGCTCCCAAGACTTCACGGCCTTGTGGTGGGACCAGGCCTAGGGAGGGAAGATGCAATACTGAAAACTGCCAAG GAGGCGATCGAGAAGTGTAAAGCGAGAGATATCCCTATAATCATTGACGCA gacGGATTATGGCTCATTACACAGCAACCATCTGTAATTCAAGGGTACCCAAAGGGCATCCTCACACCTAACCTCATGGAGTTTACTCGACTGTACGAAGCCCTG CATCATGAGCCCATGGACAGCAGGGACCATCAACGCAGCATCATGCAGCTCAGTGTAGCCATGGGCAACCTCACTATGGTGCTAAAAGGAGAGCATGATCTCATTACAGATGGCAGTAAGG TGATCTCATGCAGTGTTGAGGGAAGTGGGAGACGATGTGGTGGACAGGGTGATCTTCTCTCTGGATCTCTGGGAGTTTTTGCACACTGGGCTCATGCTGCCTCTGCAGCTGGAATAAGCAGAAG TGTAAATCCATCGATGGTTGCAGCATTCGGGGCTTGTTCTCTTACCAGGCAGTGCAACAGTCAAGCATTCCAGCGACATGGCAGGTCCACCACCACAGCAGACATGATACAGGAGATTGGCTCAGCCTTCAAAAAACTATTTGAAAGCTGA
- the naxd gene encoding ATP-dependent (S)-NAD(P)H-hydrate dehydratase isoform X1 codes for MGTGLVTPIPSQFTKSTTLRIFANDVKTQPSRLELAHKHTAAQKHNNGSQHLLLPLVLPNYLNGQLSLFGISVPRGFDAAKRKDPDRPSIIIRSVNVSSRPRVDPAMQANTTRGFLWSDVETRTLLNIWGEQDIQVALDGNFRNSFVYRDVARRLGAMGFERTPEQCRVRIKSLKRQYLLAKEGNLRNNGQYHKICKFYDAMEGILSNRAALDPQEFTDSGAGGEEAGDGLEEEDGEDARDGYSEGTGECPYPAETEVKLEYPAVPIPIPVKVTVGNNSTPVRPHNSSQSVSNPSTRTPKRPRKRRANFPMEKLMEQFLEQSTQAEENFYRMEEQRLQAEDRRREAEHAKELHMLQMLGQMFSSISTARPGRAATPSKTSPPGQSPAFSGASPSSTRGTSGHLRRPPPWTDCCPRQNPLVNPDPQGLVFERYYSLGSASHRVMDDDFLSLVKKTVPPLTSKKHKGQDGRIGIIGGCQDYTGAPYFAAISALKVGADLSHVFCTKDAATVIKSYSPELIVHPVLDSPNAVEEIEKWLPRLHGLVVGPGLGREDAILKTAKEAIEKCKARDIPIIIDADGLWLITQQPSVIQGYPKGILTPNLMEFTRLYEALHHEPMDSRDHQRSIMQLSVAMGNLTMVLKGEHDLITDGSKVISCSVEGSGRRCGGQGDLLSGSLGVFAHWAHAASAAGISRSVNPSMVAAFGACSLTRQCNSQAFQRHGRSTTTADMIQEIGSAFKKLFES; via the exons ATGGGAACGGGGCTGGTAACACCGATCCCCAGTCAGTTCACCAAAAGTACGACGCTACGCATTTTCGCAAACGACGTAAAAACACAGCCGTCTAGACTTGAgctggcacacaaacacacagccgcaCAAAAACATAATAATGGTTCCCAACACCTATTATTGCCACTAGTCCTTCCAAACTACCTAAATGGCCAGTTGTCGCTGTTTGGGATTTCGGTGCCCCGCGGCTTTGATGCAGCTAAGCGCAAAGATCCAGACCGGCCGTCCATTATAATCCGCAGTGTCAACGTCTCCAGCCGACCCCGTGTGGACCCCGCCATGCAAGCGAACACAACGCGGGGCTTCCTGTGGTCCGACGTGGAGACCAGGACCTTGTTGAACATCTGGGGGGAGCAGGACATCCAGGTGGCGCTGGATGGAAACTTCCGAAACAGCTTCGTTTACCGCGACGTCGCCCGCCGGCTGGGAGCGATGGGCTTCGAGAGGACGCCGGAGCAGTGCAGGGTCCGCATCAAAAGCCTCAAGAGACAGTACCTGCTGGCGAAGGAAGGGAATCTCCGCAACAACGGGCAGTACCACAAGATCTGTAAGTTCTACGACGCCATGGAGGGGATTTTGAGCAACCGCGCCGCCCTCGATCCCCAGGAGTTCACTGACAGCggggcgggaggagaggaggccggcgatgggctggaggaggaggatggagaagatGCTCGGGACGGGTACTCTGAGGGCACGGGGGAGTGTCCCTATCCCGCAGAGACCGAAGTGAAGCTGGAATACCCCGCTGTTCCCATCCCGATTCCAGTTAAGGTGACTGTGGGAAATAACA GCACTCCAGTGAGACCCCACAACAGCAGCCAGTCGGTCAGTAACCCGTCGACCAGAACGCCCAAGCGGCCGAGGAAGCGCCGCGCCAACTTCCCTATGGAGAAGCTGATGGAGCAGTTCCTGGAGCAGAGCACCCAGGCTGAGGAGAACTTCTACCGGATGGAGGAGCAGCGCCTACAGGCGGAAGACCGGCGCAGGGAGGCCGAACACGCCAAGGAGCTGCACATGCTCCAGATGCTCGGTCAGATGTTCTCCAGCATCTCCACCGCCAGACCCGGCCGTGCTGCCACTCCGTCCAAAACATCCCCGCCAGGCCAGTCTCCCGCGTTCTCCGGCGCCTCCCCGTCATCTACACGCGGCACGTCCGGTCATCTGAGACGCCCTCCGCCCTGGACGGACTGTTGCCCCCGACAAAATCCGCTGGTGAACCCAGATCCCCAGGGATTAG TTTTTGAACGCTACTACAGTTTGGGGTCTGCGTCACACAGAGTCATGGATGATGACTTCCTCTCACTGGTAAAGAAAACGGTGCCACCGCTGACATCGAAAAAGCACAAGGGACAAGATGGACGTATCGGGATCATTGGAGGATGCCAAGA CTACACTGGAGCGCCATACTTTGCAGCCATCTCAGCATTGAAAGTG GGGGCGGACTTATCTCATGTGTTCTGCACCAAAGATGCTGCAACAGTTATCAAATCATACAGCCCAGAGCTCATAGTCCATCccgttct tgacAGTCCCAATGCAGTGGAAGAGATAGAAAAGTGGCTCCCAAGACTTCACGGCCTTGTGGTGGGACCAGGCCTAGGGAGGGAAGATGCAATACTGAAAACTGCCAAG GAGGCGATCGAGAAGTGTAAAGCGAGAGATATCCCTATAATCATTGACGCA gacGGATTATGGCTCATTACACAGCAACCATCTGTAATTCAAGGGTACCCAAAGGGCATCCTCACACCTAACCTCATGGAGTTTACTCGACTGTACGAAGCCCTG CATCATGAGCCCATGGACAGCAGGGACCATCAACGCAGCATCATGCAGCTCAGTGTAGCCATGGGCAACCTCACTATGGTGCTAAAAGGAGAGCATGATCTCATTACAGATGGCAGTAAGG TGATCTCATGCAGTGTTGAGGGAAGTGGGAGACGATGTGGTGGACAGGGTGATCTTCTCTCTGGATCTCTGGGAGTTTTTGCACACTGGGCTCATGCTGCCTCTGCAGCTGGAATAAGCAGAAG TGTAAATCCATCGATGGTTGCAGCATTCGGGGCTTGTTCTCTTACCAGGCAGTGCAACAGTCAAGCATTCCAGCGACATGGCAGGTCCACCACCACAGCAGACATGATACAGGAGATTGGCTCAGCCTTCAAAAAACTATTTGAAAGCTGA
- the rab20 gene encoding ras-related protein Rab-20 gives MPEGSKMKKPDVKVVLLGDMNVGKTSLLHRYTERKFKDTVSTVGGAFFLKQWGPYNISIWDTAGREQFHGLGSMYCRGAAAVILTYDVTNWQSLAELEERFLSLTDTANHDCIYALVGNKADLTDPKAQLTPNPDVAPDEHEEERTPSGCPTPPASPASLSGVTLNKQVTPEEAAALYGRILRYKGLEEKSSLPAEKMCFETSAKTGYNVDALFEALFDLVLPSILRKRNENQESPTVDLEECRGGGGGGGNKRARSACC, from the exons ATGCCCGAGGGGTCGAAGATGAAGAAGCCCGACGTCAAGGTGGTGCTACTGGGGGACATGAACGTGGGCAAGACGTCGCTGCTCCACAGGTACACGGAGAGGAAATTCAAAGACACCGTCAGCACCGTCGGAGGAGCGTTTTTCCTCAAACAGTGGGGGCCCTACAACATCTCCATCTGGGACACTGCCg GTCGGGAACAGTTCCACGGCCTGGGCTCCATGTACTGCCGGGGCGCCGCCGCCGTCATCCTCACGTACGACGTCACCAACTGGCAGAGCctggcggagctggaggagcgcTTCCTGTCGCTGACCGACACCGCCAACCACGACTGCATCTACGCCCTGGTGGGGAACAAGGCCGACCTCACGGACCCCAAAGCCCAGCTGACCCCGAACCCGGATGTGGCGCCCGATGAGCACGAAGAGGAGCGGACGCCGTCCGGTTGCCCCACGCCCCCGGCGTCCCCGGCCTCCCTCTCCGGGGTGACGCTGAACAAGCAGGTTACCCCCGAAGAAGCAGCGGCCCTTTATGGGAGAATACTGCGCTACAAGGGCCTGGAGGAGAAGAGCAGCCTGCCCGCCGAGAAGATGTGCTTCGAGACGAGCGCCAAGACGGGCTACAACGTGGACGCCCTGTTCGAGGCGCTGTTTGATCTGGTGCTGCCTTCCAtcctgaggaagaggaacgAGAACCAGGAGTCTCCCACCGTGGACCTGGAGGAgtgccgcggcggcggcggcggcggcgggaacAAGCGGGCCAGGTCTGCCTGCTGCTAG